The following proteins are co-located in the Bradyrhizobium sp. AZCC 2176 genome:
- a CDS encoding winged helix-turn-helix transcriptional regulator: MRWDALEEEPCSMARTIGVIGDRWTLLILRECFLRTRRFEGFQSALGITRHLLAERLKKLVRQGVLRRIPYQESPKRHEYILTQKGLDLYPIMMAIVHWGDTHMVDVRGRPLLHQHRKCGKNFDPVMVCSECGEPLSAKEVHTHPGPGARSTPPAKAAPEKKAKPRRKAA; the protein is encoded by the coding sequence ATGCGATGGGATGCCCTTGAAGAAGAGCCATGTTCGATGGCCCGCACGATCGGCGTGATCGGCGACCGTTGGACCCTACTTATCCTGCGCGAATGCTTTCTGCGCACGCGCCGCTTCGAAGGATTTCAGTCCGCGCTTGGAATTACACGCCATTTGCTCGCAGAACGGCTGAAGAAGCTGGTCCGGCAAGGCGTGCTGCGCCGCATTCCCTATCAGGAGTCGCCCAAACGGCATGAATATATTCTCACCCAAAAAGGACTCGATCTCTATCCGATCATGATGGCAATCGTGCATTGGGGTGACACGCACATGGTCGACGTACGCGGGCGGCCGTTGCTGCACCAGCACCGAAAATGCGGCAAGAACTTCGATCCAGTCATGGTGTGCTCGGAGTGCGGCGAGCCGCTTTCGGCCAAGGAAGTCCATACTCACCCTGGCCCTGGGGCGCGAAGCACCCCACCGGCAAAGGCGGCGCCGGAGAAGAAGGCAAAGCCGCGCCGCAAAGCCGCTTAA
- a CDS encoding AMP-binding protein — protein MSRALTFAPRELSIERRTDGTLMLSSPLELGRCDWRITDFLPTWAGSVPDRIFLAQRNANGGWDEITYSEAWLQVQAVGQSLIDMGAKPADKLAVLSGNSIENAVISFAAMSIGVILAPISPNYTLMPGGLARLKDIAEALRPNFVFVQSASGFSAGRSIPELAAATWISVDGGPDTAPFGALTSRTGSEGFADASRAISCDVVAKILFTSGSTGFPKGVLNTHRMMASSLQMGSLLVSPPDAPVQVEWLPWHHTMGSNVILHSILKNGGTLYIDDGRPLPQLFHKTVANLKEISPTAMFNVPAGYNLLCDAIENDRDLGASVFRRMDRLSYAGAAISQGTLEKLYRLTWSITGRRIPVMSGYGTTETAPTISTTHWATDQPGEIGLPAPGLKLKLIPVSDTYEARVKGPNVTPGYLGRPDLTEKAFDEEGFYRIGDTVSFLDPQKPERGLRFTGRISENFKLANGTWVSIGNMRAAILAATRGVLLDIVVAGENRESCALLCWLNPTEAARISKTSASDLTCDPLVIQFLKDRFQEYNETVGSSERICSFSLLKDPPSLAAGEITDKAYVNQRAVLKHRSDQVERLYCNEANRDVIQV, from the coding sequence ATGTCGAGGGCACTGACGTTTGCGCCGAGGGAGCTTTCCATAGAGCGTCGAACCGACGGCACGCTCATGTTGAGCTCGCCCCTTGAGTTGGGAAGGTGTGACTGGCGCATCACGGATTTTCTTCCGACCTGGGCAGGTTCCGTTCCGGATAGAATTTTTCTCGCGCAACGCAATGCGAATGGGGGGTGGGACGAGATCACCTATAGCGAAGCATGGTTGCAGGTTCAGGCGGTCGGCCAAAGCCTGATCGATATGGGAGCAAAGCCGGCTGACAAGCTTGCTGTACTTTCAGGAAACTCCATCGAGAACGCGGTGATCTCGTTTGCCGCAATGTCGATAGGGGTGATCCTGGCGCCGATATCGCCAAACTACACGCTGATGCCCGGCGGCTTGGCTCGTCTCAAGGACATAGCGGAAGCGCTGCGCCCGAATTTCGTTTTCGTTCAGAGCGCGAGCGGCTTTTCCGCCGGGCGCTCCATTCCCGAACTGGCAGCCGCGACCTGGATCAGCGTCGATGGTGGGCCGGACACCGCGCCTTTCGGCGCACTGACATCCCGAACCGGGAGCGAAGGATTTGCGGATGCTTCACGGGCAATTTCTTGCGACGTCGTTGCAAAGATTCTCTTCACATCCGGTTCGACCGGTTTCCCCAAAGGCGTGCTCAACACCCACCGCATGATGGCGAGTTCCTTGCAGATGGGGAGTCTGCTGGTATCTCCTCCGGACGCGCCGGTGCAGGTTGAGTGGCTGCCCTGGCACCATACGATGGGCAGTAACGTCATCCTTCACAGCATTCTCAAGAATGGCGGAACTCTCTACATCGACGATGGCCGGCCGCTGCCTCAGCTCTTTCACAAGACGGTCGCGAATCTCAAGGAGATTTCGCCGACCGCCATGTTCAACGTACCGGCCGGCTACAATCTCTTATGTGACGCAATCGAGAACGACCGTGATCTTGGCGCCAGCGTGTTCAGGCGGATGGACAGATTGAGCTATGCCGGGGCTGCGATCTCGCAGGGCACGCTTGAAAAACTCTATCGGCTGACATGGTCGATCACCGGCCGGCGAATTCCGGTCATGTCGGGCTACGGCACCACCGAAACGGCCCCGACAATCAGTACGACTCATTGGGCGACGGACCAGCCGGGAGAGATCGGTCTTCCCGCGCCGGGTCTTAAGTTAAAACTCATCCCTGTTTCCGATACTTACGAGGCAAGGGTCAAGGGACCCAACGTTACGCCAGGTTATCTTGGAAGGCCGGATTTGACCGAAAAGGCCTTCGATGAGGAAGGGTTCTATCGCATCGGCGATACCGTCTCGTTTCTGGATCCTCAGAAGCCGGAGCGTGGGCTGCGTTTTACAGGCAGAATTTCCGAGAACTTCAAACTCGCGAACGGCACATGGGTCTCGATCGGGAATATGCGCGCGGCGATTTTGGCGGCGACGCGCGGCGTATTGCTTGACATTGTCGTTGCGGGAGAAAATCGTGAATCGTGCGCGCTGCTCTGCTGGTTGAATCCTACCGAGGCGGCGCGGATTTCGAAGACCTCAGCGTCGGATTTGACCTGCGACCCTCTCGTGATTCAATTTCTGAAGGATCGTTTTCAGGAATACAATGAAACCGTTGGAAGCAGTGAAAGAATCTGTTCATTCTCGCTGCTCAAGGATCCGCCGTCACTGGCGGCGGGAGAAATCACCGACAAGGCCTACGTCAACCAACGTGCTGTGCTGAAGCATCGCTCTGACCAGGTCGAGCGTCTCTACTGCAACGAAGCAAATCGAGATGTGATCCAGGTCTGA
- a CDS encoding glutathione S-transferase family protein, with translation MNVTPNLTLWGVGTSRTIRPHWAMHELGLSYKSKPIGPRTGETKTAEYTRLNPRQKIPLLQDGDFCIGESAAIVAYLSRTYSTPDRSLIPATQREFAAWLEWCFFIVAELDSTSLYVMRRHSADALGHIYGVAPEVVAQAGEYFRQQLRHVEVALADGRTFLMGDQFTSADILLTTCLDWAIAYGVGICDNAQPYLERIQGREAYRRAVAANVPVSPITPAAAKG, from the coding sequence ATGAACGTGACGCCAAACCTTACCCTGTGGGGCGTTGGCACAAGCCGCACCATTCGCCCGCACTGGGCCATGCACGAACTTGGTTTGTCCTACAAATCCAAGCCAATCGGGCCGCGGACAGGCGAGACCAAAACCGCTGAATACACCAGGCTCAATCCGCGCCAGAAGATTCCCTTGCTGCAGGACGGCGATTTCTGCATCGGCGAAAGCGCCGCAATCGTCGCCTATCTGTCGCGAACCTATTCGACGCCCGACCGTTCACTGATTCCCGCGACCCAGCGCGAGTTCGCCGCTTGGCTGGAATGGTGCTTCTTCATCGTGGCCGAACTCGATTCCACCAGCCTCTACGTCATGCGCCGCCATAGCGCAGACGCATTGGGCCACATCTATGGAGTTGCGCCCGAAGTCGTCGCACAAGCCGGCGAGTATTTTCGGCAACAGTTGCGACACGTTGAGGTGGCGCTGGCAGATGGGCGGACGTTCTTGATGGGTGACCAATTTACCAGCGCTGACATTCTGCTCACGACTTGCCTGGATTGGGCCATCGCTTACGGCGTCGGTATTTGCGACAACGCGCAACCCTATCTCGAACGTATCCAGGGGCGGGAGGCTTATCGGCGGGCTGTGGCGGCGAATGTCCCGGTGTCACCGATTACCCCTGCCGCGGCGAAGGGCTGA
- a CDS encoding 2-hydroxychromene-2-carboxylate isomerase, translating to MPLKVEFQFDFGSPNAYLAELAIPGIERRTGVKFEYVPVLLGGIYKATGNMSPFDSLRGIKNKPEYQALETQRFIRRHNITKFRQNPFFPVNTLMLMRGAVAAQFEGVFEPYFRAAYHHMWEEPKKMDDLETFRNAFISSGIDIDRLIGRAQLDDVKKRLIDLTNDAVSRGAFGSPTFFVGTEMFFGKDQLRDVEESIVEQTRQPVPKTA from the coding sequence ATGCCCCTGAAGGTTGAATTCCAGTTCGATTTCGGCAGCCCGAACGCTTATTTGGCTGAACTAGCCATTCCAGGGATCGAGCGGCGTACCGGCGTGAAATTCGAGTACGTCCCGGTTCTGCTTGGCGGCATCTACAAGGCGACGGGCAACATGTCGCCCTTCGACTCTCTTCGCGGAATCAAGAACAAGCCGGAATACCAGGCGCTAGAGACCCAACGATTTATCCGGCGCCACAACATCACGAAATTCCGTCAAAATCCGTTCTTTCCGGTCAATACGCTGATGTTGATGCGGGGGGCTGTCGCTGCCCAATTCGAAGGCGTGTTCGAGCCTTATTTCCGCGCCGCCTACCATCACATGTGGGAAGAACCGAAGAAGATGGATGACCTCGAAACCTTCCGAAACGCATTCATCTCCTCGGGGATCGATATTGACCGGTTGATCGGGCGCGCCCAGCTGGATGACGTCAAGAAGAGGCTGATCGACCTGACTAACGATGCAGTCAGCCGGGGAGCATTCGGCTCGCCGACTTTCTTCGTTGGAACGGAAATGTTCTTCGGCAAGGATCAGCTTCGTGACGTCGAGGAGTCGATCGTCGAACAGACCAGGCAACCTGTTCCCAAGACGGCCTAG
- a CDS encoding CaiB/BaiF CoA transferase family protein, producing MPGPLSGVRVLDLTGVVSGPFATMFLADQGADVLKIEPIGGDITRRSRATIDKDGEFSALFISSNRGKRSLSIDVKSTAGREVLARLVTQADVLVQNFRPGTMERLGLGVEELRKRHPRLIYVSISGVGDTGPYVKKRVYDPIIQGLSGFADIQSQPVTNRPQMIRTIVCDKTTAVFAAQAVAAALYAREKTGQGDHIQIAMLDAMISYLWPEGMMQYTVVGAEAAAADPNDRPDLVFKTSDGYITAGTISDSEWQGFCRASGDPELANDPRFATPSARSVNATARINKMAEYIGQHTTAEWLERLDAADVPCAPILRRGEIIHNEQVIARGIIAEFDQPKVGRVRQPKPAARFEINEGAIGGPAPRIGEHSRDVLRELGYDDSAIDKMVAGRSVRVAV from the coding sequence ATGCCTGGCCCGCTTAGCGGTGTTCGTGTCCTCGACCTGACCGGCGTTGTGTCGGGCCCGTTCGCGACCATGTTTCTGGCGGATCAGGGCGCCGACGTCTTGAAGATCGAGCCGATCGGCGGTGACATCACCCGCCGCAGCCGTGCCACGATCGACAAGGACGGCGAGTTTTCCGCGCTGTTCATCTCTTCGAACCGCGGCAAGCGTTCGCTGTCGATTGACGTCAAGAGCACGGCTGGCCGCGAGGTGCTCGCCAGGCTGGTCACGCAGGCTGATGTGCTGGTGCAGAACTTCCGGCCCGGCACCATGGAGCGCCTCGGACTCGGGGTGGAAGAGTTGCGCAAGCGGCATCCGCGCCTGATCTACGTCTCGATCAGCGGCGTTGGCGATACCGGCCCGTACGTGAAGAAGCGCGTCTATGATCCGATCATTCAGGGCCTGTCGGGCTTCGCCGATATCCAGTCCCAGCCGGTCACAAATCGTCCGCAGATGATCCGCACGATCGTATGCGACAAGACCACCGCGGTGTTCGCCGCACAGGCGGTGGCGGCAGCGCTCTATGCCCGCGAGAAAACCGGGCAGGGCGATCATATTCAGATCGCTATGCTCGACGCGATGATTTCGTACCTGTGGCCGGAAGGCATGATGCAGTATACCGTCGTCGGCGCCGAGGCAGCCGCCGCCGACCCCAACGACCGGCCCGATCTCGTGTTCAAGACCAGCGATGGCTACATCACCGCCGGTACTATTTCGGATTCCGAGTGGCAGGGCTTTTGCCGCGCCTCCGGCGATCCCGAACTTGCCAACGATCCTCGGTTTGCGACACCATCGGCGCGTTCGGTCAACGCCACGGCGCGCATCAACAAGATGGCGGAATACATTGGTCAACACACCACCGCCGAATGGCTGGAGCGCCTCGACGCTGCCGACGTGCCGTGCGCGCCGATCCTGCGCCGGGGCGAAATCATCCACAATGAACAGGTGATCGCGCGCGGCATCATCGCAGAGTTCGATCAGCCGAAGGTCGGGCGGGTGCGGCAGCCGAAGCCGGCGGCCCGCTTTGAGATCAATGAGGGCGCGATCGGCGGGCCTGCTCCCCGGATCGGCGAGCACTCGCGCGACGTGTTGCGGGAATTGGGTTACGACGATAGCGCCATCGACAAAATGGTCGCCGGGCGCAGCGTTCGCGTGGCCGTCTGA
- a CDS encoding SDR family oxidoreductase, producing the protein MQKRNATVAVIGAGDFIGGEIAKKFASEGFTVFAGRRNGAKLEPLVKEIEKAGGEIHARSLDARKEEEIISFLGDADKHAPLEVCIFNIGANVNFPILDTTERVFRKVWEMACYSGFLAGREAARLMVPRGKGNIFFTGATASLRGGAGYAAFASAKFGLRAVAQATARELGPKNIHVAHLIIDSGVDTEWVRQRRIEALGPNALDDPNALMPPSSVAESYWLLYQQPKSAWTFELEIRPFGEKW; encoded by the coding sequence TTGCAAAAGAGAAACGCAACCGTGGCCGTGATCGGCGCCGGGGACTTTATCGGCGGCGAGATCGCAAAGAAGTTCGCCTCAGAGGGCTTCACGGTGTTTGCCGGGCGCCGTAACGGCGCCAAGCTCGAGCCGCTCGTCAAGGAGATCGAGAAGGCCGGCGGCGAAATTCACGCGCGCTCCCTCGACGCACGCAAAGAGGAGGAGATCATTTCCTTCCTCGGTGATGCCGACAAGCACGCGCCGCTCGAGGTTTGCATCTTCAACATCGGCGCTAACGTCAATTTTCCAATTCTGGATACCACCGAGCGGGTGTTCCGCAAGGTATGGGAGATGGCTTGCTACTCCGGCTTTCTCGCCGGCCGGGAAGCGGCGCGGCTGATGGTGCCGCGCGGCAAGGGCAATATCTTCTTCACCGGCGCGACCGCGAGTCTCCGCGGTGGGGCTGGTTATGCGGCGTTCGCCAGCGCCAAGTTTGGCCTGCGCGCCGTGGCACAAGCGACCGCACGCGAGTTGGGGCCCAAGAATATTCACGTGGCGCATCTCATCATTGATTCCGGCGTCGATACCGAATGGGTGCGCCAGCGGCGGATCGAGGCGCTCGGTCCGAATGCCCTCGACGATCCCAATGCTTTGATGCCGCCGTCCTCGGTCGCAGAATCCTATTGGCTGCTTTATCAGCAGCCCAAAAGCGCCTGGACCTTTGAACTGGAGATTCGTCCCTTCGGCGAGAAGTGGTAG
- a CDS encoding acetyl-CoA C-acyltransferase codes for MTTEAVIVSTARTGVGKAYRGALNNTEGPTLAGHVMAEAVKRAGIGPGEVEDVVMGCAMQQGTMVMNVARKGAIRAGLPVTVAGTTIDRQCASGLQAIAVAARSVISDGVEIAIGGGIESISLVQNEHMNKSHVVDEELMAMKPEMYMSMLETAEVVAERYKIGRDKQDEYSLECQRRVGAALQGGRFNDEIVPITTKMAVVDKDTKQVSYQQVTLSKDEGPRPDTTADGLAKIKPVFEGKTISAGNASQLSDGASACVIMSDKIAAKKGLKPLGIFRGFVAAGVEPDEMGVGPVAAIPRLLKRHNLKIDDIDLWELNEAYAVQVIYCRDKLGIDPNKLNVNGGSIAIGHPYGMTGARLTGHLLIEGRRRKAKYGVVTMCIGGGMGAAGLFEIVH; via the coding sequence ATGACGACTGAAGCAGTAATCGTTTCCACCGCCCGCACCGGCGTCGGTAAAGCCTATCGCGGCGCGCTCAACAACACTGAAGGCCCAACCCTGGCTGGCCATGTGATGGCCGAAGCAGTGAAACGGGCCGGCATCGGGCCCGGCGAGGTCGAGGACGTGGTGATGGGCTGCGCGATGCAGCAGGGCACCATGGTGATGAACGTGGCGCGCAAGGGCGCCATCCGCGCTGGCCTACCGGTGACTGTTGCCGGCACCACGATTGACCGGCAATGTGCCTCCGGCCTGCAGGCGATCGCGGTTGCCGCACGCTCGGTGATATCAGACGGCGTCGAGATCGCGATCGGCGGCGGCATCGAATCGATCAGCCTCGTGCAGAACGAGCACATGAACAAGTCTCATGTCGTCGACGAAGAGTTGATGGCGATGAAGCCCGAAATGTACATGTCGATGCTGGAAACCGCTGAGGTCGTTGCCGAACGCTACAAGATCGGTCGCGACAAGCAGGATGAATACAGCCTCGAGTGTCAGCGCCGCGTGGGTGCAGCGCTGCAGGGCGGTCGCTTCAATGACGAGATCGTGCCGATCACGACCAAAATGGCTGTTGTCGACAAGGATACCAAGCAGGTCAGCTATCAGCAGGTGACGCTGTCGAAGGACGAGGGTCCGAGGCCGGACACCACCGCCGACGGCCTTGCAAAGATCAAGCCCGTGTTCGAAGGCAAAACCATCAGTGCGGGCAATGCCAGCCAGCTCTCCGACGGCGCCTCGGCCTGCGTGATCATGAGCGACAAGATCGCGGCAAAGAAGGGCCTCAAGCCGCTTGGCATCTTCCGCGGCTTCGTTGCCGCCGGCGTCGAGCCGGACGAGATGGGCGTGGGCCCGGTCGCAGCGATCCCGCGGCTCCTCAAGCGCCATAACCTGAAGATCGACGACATTGATCTCTGGGAGCTCAATGAAGCCTACGCGGTGCAGGTGATCTATTGCCGCGACAAGCTCGGCATTGATCCGAACAAGCTCAACGTCAATGGCGGTTCGATCGCGATCGGTCATCCCTACGGCATGACCGGGGCGCGGCTCACGGGCCACCTCCTGATCGAGGGCCGGCGGCGCAAAGCGAAATACGGCGTGGTGACAATGTGCATCGGCGGCGGCATGGGCGCGGCGGGTCTGTTTGAAATCGTCCATTGA
- a CDS encoding acyl-CoA dehydrogenase family protein, translated as MELNLSSEDAAFRDEVRAFIAENYPQEMRVPNPETDLTKEQSLLWHRILHNKGWVAPLWPKEYGGPGWSVTQRFIFEQETSRAGTLPPLAFSVTMVGPVIYTFGNDAQKKKYLPRILSGDDWWCQGYSEPGSGSDLASVRTKAVRDGDHYIVNGHKTWTTLAQHADWIFCLVRTDPSAKPQAGISFLLIDMKSPGITVRPIITIDGSHEVNDVFLEDVRVPVENLIGEENKGWTYAKFLLGNERTSMAGIGRSTRYLNRLKKIVKAEIPVDDPAHLEFRRDIARIELDVLALEATELRVVAQMARGIDPGPAASLFKIRGTEIFQSITELTHRAIGNYGLALREQPVSANRFMPGPDYGHTASEKYLNARKLSIYGGSNEIQRNIIAKAVLGL; from the coding sequence ATGGAACTCAATCTTTCCAGCGAGGACGCAGCTTTTCGTGACGAGGTGCGCGCTTTTATTGCGGAGAACTACCCGCAGGAAATGCGCGTTCCAAACCCCGAGACCGATCTGACCAAGGAGCAGTCGCTGCTCTGGCACCGCATCCTCCACAACAAGGGTTGGGTGGCTCCGCTCTGGCCCAAGGAGTATGGCGGCCCCGGCTGGTCGGTCACGCAGCGCTTCATCTTTGAACAGGAGACCTCGCGCGCCGGGACGCTGCCACCGCTGGCATTCAGCGTCACGATGGTGGGGCCGGTCATCTACACCTTCGGCAACGACGCGCAGAAAAAGAAGTATCTGCCGCGGATTCTCTCCGGGGACGACTGGTGGTGCCAGGGCTATTCGGAGCCGGGCTCCGGTTCCGACCTCGCTTCGGTTCGCACCAAGGCGGTGCGCGACGGCGACCACTACATCGTCAACGGCCACAAGACCTGGACGACGCTGGCCCAGCATGCCGACTGGATCTTCTGCCTGGTGCGGACCGATCCTTCGGCAAAGCCCCAGGCCGGCATCTCCTTCCTGTTGATCGACATGAAATCGCCCGGCATCACCGTGCGACCCATCATTACCATCGACGGATCGCATGAGGTGAATGACGTCTTCCTCGAGGACGTGCGGGTGCCCGTCGAGAATCTGATCGGTGAGGAGAACAAGGGCTGGACCTACGCAAAATTCCTGCTCGGCAACGAGCGCACCAGCATGGCCGGAATCGGCCGCTCCACGCGCTATCTGAACCGGCTGAAGAAGATCGTGAAGGCCGAGATTCCGGTCGATGATCCGGCGCATCTCGAATTCCGGCGGGATATCGCCCGCATCGAGCTCGACGTCTTGGCGCTGGAGGCGACCGAGCTGCGCGTGGTGGCGCAGATGGCGCGGGGTATCGATCCGGGTCCCGCGGCATCCCTGTTCAAGATACGGGGCACCGAAATCTTCCAGAGCATCACGGAGTTGACCCACCGTGCGATCGGCAATTACGGGCTTGCGCTTCGTGAGCAGCCGGTGAGCGCCAACCGCTTCATGCCCGGGCCGGACTATGGCCATACCGCGTCGGAGAAATACCTGAACGCGCGCAAGCTCAGCATTTACGGCGGATCAAACGAAATCCAGCGCAACATCATTGCCAAGGCGGTACTTGGCCTTTGA
- a CDS encoding SDR family NAD(P)-dependent oxidoreductase, with amino-acid sequence MAESRGVAILVGAGDAIGAAVARRFAKGGYTVCICRRDASKSQGLVGELRAEGHNIHAFSVDARQEAEVQGIFARIEKEFGPIEVCLFNAGSNVNKPLLETTEKLFFKAWELACYGGFLVGREAARFMLPRGRGTIFFTGATASVRGGQGFAAFSSAKFGLRAVAQAMARELGPKNIHVVHLLIDAGVDSEAIHQRMKAAKGIEASEIPPNSLTKTSSIADAYWFTHQQSRDGWTHELDLRPSVEKW; translated from the coding sequence ATGGCAGAGAGCCGCGGCGTAGCGATACTTGTAGGTGCAGGCGATGCCATCGGAGCCGCCGTCGCCCGGCGTTTTGCGAAGGGCGGCTATACAGTTTGCATCTGCAGGCGCGATGCATCTAAGTCCCAGGGGCTCGTGGGCGAGCTGAGGGCTGAGGGACATAACATTCACGCCTTCAGCGTCGATGCCCGCCAGGAAGCAGAGGTCCAAGGCATATTCGCGCGGATCGAAAAAGAGTTCGGGCCCATCGAGGTTTGCCTCTTCAACGCAGGATCGAACGTCAACAAGCCACTGCTGGAGACAACCGAGAAGCTGTTCTTCAAGGCTTGGGAATTGGCCTGCTACGGCGGCTTCCTGGTCGGACGTGAGGCTGCCCGCTTCATGCTGCCGCGCGGACGCGGCACCATCTTCTTTACGGGTGCGACCGCCAGTGTACGTGGCGGCCAGGGGTTTGCGGCATTTTCTTCAGCGAAGTTCGGACTTCGAGCAGTAGCCCAGGCGATGGCGCGCGAGCTCGGACCGAAGAACATTCATGTCGTGCATCTCCTGATCGACGCCGGCGTCGACAGCGAGGCGATTCACCAGCGCATGAAAGCCGCAAAAGGGATCGAGGCAAGCGAAATTCCCCCGAATAGCCTGACCAAGACCTCCTCCATTGCTGACGCCTATTGGTTCACCCACCAGCAAAGCAGGGATGGCTGGACCCACGAGCTCGATCTGCGTCCGTCCGTGGAGAAGTGGTAA
- a CDS encoding acyl-CoA dehydrogenase family protein, with product MDIQFTEEQEMLRSSVQRLLRDQYDFDARRGIVASDEGWSRTQWSSFAELGLLAAPFSEEAGGLGGGPLSTMIVMHEFGRHLVVEPFVETIVLAGGLLESEGSPAQKSEFIPDIIAGKSIWALAWTEKASRFDPANVATTARREGDDYILVGEKAAAIAAPWADYLIVSARTAGDQHDRDGVSMFIVDRQAANLHLRTFKTIDGRRAGEISLDGVRGRLLGGEGAGVAALEACRDRAIAALCAETVGAIGELNAATLEYSKTRKQFGATLGSFQVLQHRMVDMFIAHQEALSLMQHLTLSLAANEPGLSRLASGAKSKIGYAARFVADQAVQLHGGMGMTDELNVGHYFKRISSINIQFGDPAFHVLRYAQLDAAA from the coding sequence ATGGATATCCAGTTCACTGAAGAGCAGGAAATGTTGCGGTCAAGCGTGCAGCGTCTGCTCCGCGACCAGTATGATTTCGATGCGCGCCGCGGGATCGTTGCCTCCGACGAAGGCTGGAGCCGGACACAGTGGTCATCCTTTGCTGAGCTCGGTTTGCTTGCCGCGCCATTCTCGGAAGAGGCCGGCGGCCTCGGCGGCGGTCCGCTCTCGACGATGATCGTGATGCACGAGTTCGGCCGCCATCTCGTGGTCGAACCCTTCGTCGAGACCATCGTGCTCGCCGGGGGCTTGCTCGAAAGCGAGGGGTCTCCCGCGCAGAAGAGCGAATTCATTCCCGACATCATCGCAGGAAAGTCGATCTGGGCGCTTGCCTGGACCGAGAAAGCGTCACGTTTCGATCCAGCCAATGTCGCGACGACGGCGCGACGCGAGGGCGATGACTACATACTGGTTGGCGAGAAGGCCGCGGCGATCGCCGCTCCGTGGGCGGATTATCTGATTGTTTCCGCACGCACCGCGGGGGACCAGCACGACCGCGACGGCGTCAGCATGTTCATCGTGGATCGCCAGGCGGCGAATCTGCATCTGCGAACTTTCAAGACTATTGACGGCCGCCGCGCTGGCGAGATCAGCCTGGACGGCGTAAGGGGCCGCTTGCTCGGCGGGGAGGGTGCGGGTGTCGCCGCGCTGGAGGCTTGCCGTGATCGCGCCATTGCCGCGTTGTGCGCCGAAACAGTCGGCGCCATCGGGGAGCTGAACGCAGCGACACTGGAGTACAGCAAGACCCGAAAACAGTTCGGCGCGACGCTCGGCAGCTTCCAGGTGCTGCAGCACCGCATGGTCGACATGTTCATTGCGCATCAGGAGGCCCTCTCTTTGATGCAGCATCTCACCCTGAGCCTGGCAGCCAATGAGCCCGGCCTGTCCAGGCTCGCGTCCGGCGCAAAATCGAAGATCGGCTACGCCGCAAGGTTCGTCGCCGATCAGGCCGTGCAGCTTCATGGCGGCATGGGCATGACAGACGAGCTCAATGTGGGGCACTATTTCAAGCGAATTTCCTCCATCAACATCCAATTCGGCGATCCCGCGTTCCACGTGCTGCGTTACGCGCAGCTCGACGCGGCCGCCTAA